In Vicinamibacterales bacterium, the following are encoded in one genomic region:
- a CDS encoding DUF1501 domain-containing protein: MNEFDLHLTRRQLFGLTARGIGAAALGALMRDDLFSPAFAAGFGEAGQIPHFAPKAKRVIFLHQSGGPSQLETFDYKPALAKFHGTQIPDSVRQGQRVAQTMGQSALLVTRPQFAFSRHGQSGTWVNELLPHTAKIVDDITVIKTMTTEAINHDPAITFIQTGFQQPGRPSMGAWLSYGLGSENQNLPGFVVLLSQANALTADQPLFSRLWGSGFLPSAHQGVRFRAGAAPVLYLDDPPGVSKPTRRAMLDAVRKLNAMKQKAYGDPEIETRIAQYEMAYRMQTSVPELMDLSKEPDSVFELYGPDSRKPGTYAANCLMARRLAERNVRFIQLYHRGWDQHFNLPRDMALQCKGTDQASAALVTDLKQRGLLDDTLVVWGGEFGRTVFCQGKLMDTNYGRDHHPRNFCMWVAGGGTTRGAVLGETDDFSYNVVSDPVSVHDLQATILHLMGIDHTRLTYRFQGRDFRLTDVHGEVAKKLLA; this comes from the coding sequence ATGAACGAATTCGATCTTCATCTGACGCGGCGCCAGTTGTTCGGGCTCACCGCGCGCGGTATCGGCGCCGCCGCGCTCGGCGCGCTGATGCGCGACGACCTGTTTTCGCCCGCCTTCGCCGCAGGCTTCGGCGAGGCAGGCCAGATCCCGCACTTCGCGCCGAAGGCGAAGCGGGTCATCTTCCTCCACCAGTCCGGCGGCCCGTCGCAGCTCGAGACCTTCGACTACAAGCCGGCGCTGGCGAAGTTCCACGGCACGCAGATCCCCGACTCCGTTCGTCAAGGGCAGCGCGTCGCGCAGACGATGGGACAGTCGGCGCTGCTGGTGACCAGGCCGCAGTTCGCGTTCAGCCGGCATGGCCAGTCCGGAACCTGGGTCAACGAGCTGCTGCCGCATACGGCGAAGATCGTCGACGACATCACGGTCATCAAGACGATGACCACGGAGGCGATCAACCACGATCCCGCGATCACGTTCATCCAGACCGGATTCCAGCAGCCGGGCCGGCCGAGCATGGGGGCGTGGCTCAGTTACGGCCTGGGCAGCGAGAACCAGAATCTCCCGGGTTTCGTCGTGCTGTTGTCGCAGGCCAACGCGCTCACCGCCGACCAGCCGCTGTTCTCGCGCCTGTGGGGCAGCGGGTTCCTGCCGTCGGCGCATCAGGGGGTCCGGTTCCGCGCCGGCGCCGCGCCGGTGCTCTATCTCGACGATCCCCCCGGCGTCAGCAAGCCCACGCGGCGGGCGATGCTCGACGCCGTCAGGAAGCTGAATGCGATGAAGCAGAAGGCGTACGGCGATCCCGAGATCGAAACGCGGATCGCGCAGTACGAGATGGCCTACCGGATGCAGACCTCGGTGCCGGAGCTGATGGACCTGTCGAAGGAACCGGACTCGGTCTTCGAGCTGTATGGGCCGGACTCGCGCAAGCCGGGCACGTACGCCGCGAACTGCCTGATGGCGCGGCGGCTGGCGGAGCGGAACGTCCGCTTCATCCAGCTCTATCATCGCGGGTGGGATCAGCACTTCAACCTTCCGCGCGACATGGCGCTGCAGTGCAAGGGCACCGATCAGGCGAGCGCGGCGCTGGTGACGGATCTCAAGCAGCGCGGACTGCTCGACGACACGCTCGTCGTCTGGGGCGGCGAGTTCGGCCGCACCGTGTTCTGCCAGGGGAAGCTGATGGACACGAACTACGGCCGCGATCATCACCCGCGCAACTTCTGCATGTGGGTGGCGGGCGGCGGCACCACGCGCGGCGCCGTGCTCGGCGAGACCGACGACTTCAGCTACAACGTGGTGTCGGATCCGGTGTCGGTACACGACCTCCAGGCCACGATCCTGCACCTGATGGGGATCGATCACACGCGGCTGACCTACCGCTTCCAGGGTCGCGACTTCCGCCTCACCGACGTGCACGGCGAGGTCGCGAAGAAGCTGCTGGCCTGA